Genomic window (Elstera cyanobacteriorum):
TTCCTCAATTCGCTTTCCATCAAGCCGATAGTAGATCGCAAAATAGCGATCCCTGCGGGTCCCAATGCTGCGACTTTCATGCAGTCGGTAGCGTATGCCGGGATATTTAGAAGCACTCCAAGGACGGGCCATCGTGTCGCTCTCAGAAATTGTCCATTGCTGGTCCATCATTTTGGGGGAAAGAGGCTGAGTGTCAAGGAAAGGTCAGGAGAGGATAGGTTTCAAGAAATCAGGCGATTTCAATCGTCTCACGCCGCTCGGGAAAAACGCAGAGACGTGGGGCAAGATTTGGAAATAGTCTCATAACCTGAAGGCCGCAGGTTCAAATCCTGCCCCCGCAACCAATCCTGAGAAACGCCCCTAGATCAAAACAGCTAGGGGCTTCTTGGTTTTCTAGGTCTGATTTACCTCAAAGACCACACCCGCCTATACGCTATCCTCCCGACAGGAACCGATGATCGAATCGGGACCCAACCAGTGGCGCAAAAACCAACTTTCTTGGAAGATGCGTGGATCGGGACGAAGAAGGCGAAAAAAATCATGGGGGAAACGCGCAATACCCGGACTGGCGGCCAAATTCTGGTCGATGCGCTTCGGGTTCATGGGGTTGACCGGGCCTTCTGCGTTCCGGGCGAAAGCTATCTTGCCGTGTTGGATGCGTTGCACGACGCGGCGGATGCCATCGAGCTGATTGTCTGCCGTCAGGAGGGGGGAGCGGCCTATATGGCCGAGGCCTATGGCAAGCTAACCGGCACGCCGGGTATCTGTTTCGTCACCCGCGGCCCTGGGGCGACGAATGCGTCGATTGGCGTGCATACCGCCTTTCAGGATTCGACGCCGATGATCCTGTTCGTCGGCCAAGTGGCGCGCGATCAGGTCGAGCGGGAGGCGTTTCAAGAGATCGACTATCGCCGCATGTTCGGCCCCATGGCGAAATGGGTCGTGGAAATCGACGATGCCGCCCGCCTGCCGGAGTTGATCAGCCAGGCGTTTCACCGCGCGGTCAACGGTCGCCCCGGACCGGTTGTCGTCGCGCTGCCCGAGGATATGTTGACCGACCGCGTGGCCGTGGCCGATGCGCCAGCCTATGTGCGGGCCGACGCCTATGCCGGGGCGCCGCAGCTCGCGGCCCTGCAAGCCTTACTGGCCGACGCCCGGCGCCCGATGGTCATTGCGGGTGGCGGCGGCTGGTCGGCGGCGACGGTGGCGGCGCTGCAGACCTTTTCCGAAGCCTTCTGCCTGCCGGTCGCAGCTTCCTTCCGCTGTCAGGATCTCTTCGACAATACTCATCCCCATTATGCTGGGGATTTTGGCCCTGCGGCCTCGCCCAAGCTGATCCAGCGGGTGAAAGATAGTGATCTCCTGATCACCATTGGCGCCCGCCTGGGGGAGATGACCACCGGCGCCTATACGATGATCGATATTCCGGTGCCGCGGCAAAAGCTGGTGCATATCTACCCGAGCGGCGAGGAGTTGGGCCGCGTCTATCATCCGACGCTTCCGATCCAGGCCACCGTTCGCGGCTTCCTGACCCCGGCGGCGGCGCTGACACCCCTGGGAGGGATTGCTTGGCGGGCATGGACGGCGGCGGCCCATGCCGATTACCGCGATCATCTTCAGCATCCGCTGATCCCTGGAGCGGTGCAGATGGGCGAGATTATGGCTTGGCTGCGCGACCACCTGCCCCCCGACGCGATTTTGACCAATGGGGCAGGGAATTATACCGCTTGGCCGCAACGGTTTTATCAGTATCGCCGGTTTCGTACCCAGTTAGGGCCGACGAATGGCTCGATGGGCTATGGCGTTCCGGCGGCGATTTCGGCAAAGCTCGCCCATCGCGACCGGACGGTGGTGGCGTTTGCGGGTGATGGCTGTTTTCTGATGACCGGGCAGGAACTGGCGACGGCGGCGCAGTATGACGCGCGGGTGATCGTGCTGGTCGTGAATAACGGCATGTATGGCACGATCCGCATGCATCAGGAACGCACCTATCCCGCCCGTGTTTCGGGCACTGGGCTTACCAACCCGGATTTCGCCGCACTGGCCCGTGCTTATGGGCTGCACGGCGAAACCGTTACGGAAACGGCGGCCTTTGCCGCCGCGTTCGAGCGCTGCGAGCGGGCGGGAACGGCGGCGCTGATCGAGTTGCGCATCGATCCCGAAGCCCTAACGCCAAAGCTCAGCCTGTCCCAGATCCGCGCGCAGGCGCAGGCGCGCGGAGCGTAAGCTTGGCGGGCTAGGGCGCTTTCCGTTCGCTTTGGCTCACGACAAGCGCTCTAGCCTCTTATTTTAGAAGCAAATGCGTCGTCGCGGGTGCCTGTGCGTTTGACGCGCACAGCGCATCGGGCACCCGCTCGGGATTTGCGCTAGGGTGTAGGGGCGGTCAGCTTCGCCATGACCGTCATCGGCGAGACCTTATGCTGGGCGGCAATCCCGGCAATTGTTTCGGTCCCGCGAGCGGCGGTAAACCCGGCCTGCTGCAAGCGCGTTACCGCGCCGCTTTCATCGAGGCCGAGGATGGGGGCGAGTTGGTGAAGCGGGGCTTTCTGGGCCGCGCCCATCAGGGCTATTGCGGGGTTACCGCCGTTCGGCTTGCTCCATCCGCCATAGGCATAGGCGCCCGCCGCGATCAGGGAGAGGCCGAGGCTGATCGGCATGGCTGCCCGGCGGAAGTAATTTTTAAAGCCCGGCCAGTTGCGCCATAGATGAAGAATGACGGGAACCAGCAGGACCAGCGATAGAATCTCGTGCATCTCGCGGAACAGGTTGGTGCCGAGATGAAAGAACAGTGCCACGCCCGAGACGGTGGAGACGAGAAACAGGCCCACGGTCAGCGGTGTACCATAGCGGAAGAGGGCGGCTTTTAAGCGCTTCACGAAAAATCCCCTTGTTAGATCACCAGAGTGTCTAACGGGGATAGGCCGCGCCCCCTGGGATCATCCCCGGGGGCGGGGTGCGGCAGACTGTCCCTACGAGAATTAGCGCTGGTCTTCGGGGAGATCGGCCAGCCGCCCGCCGAGATCGAAGAACACGTCGCGCGCCCGGCCCATCAGGCTTTCGCCGCCGTCAACGGTAATGGTCTGACCGGTGAAACTCTCGGTCTCCAGAATGAAGCGGCAGGCGCGGGCGAGGTCTGCGACCGTGCTGCCGCGCCCCAGCGGCGTCGCTTGATGGGCGGTCGCAAAACTATCTTCCGTCTGCCGCCCGGAAATCAGCGTCAAGCCGGGGGAGACGGCGCCGACGCGGATGCGCGGGGCAAGCTGCATCGCCAGCATGCGCATCAGCCCCTTCAACCCAACTTTGCCTAAAGTATAGCTGAGAAAATCCGGGTTAAGATTATCGACCTTCTGGTCGAGGATCGCGATGATCACGCCGCTGTCGATATCTGGCTGGCGGGCGAAATCGCGCGATAGAAACGCCGGGGCGGCCAGGTTGACGGTCAGATGCGCGTCGAATAGCGGCCAATCCAGCGAATTCAGATGGTCGAATTCAAAGAGGGAGGCGTTATGGATCAACCCATCGACCGGCCCCGCTAAGGCACGGGCGCGCGGCAGCAGGGCTTCGATCCCGTCCCGCGTCGCAAGGTCGGCTTGCACGGCCCAAGCGGTGCCGCCCGCCGCGTCAATCTCCGCCACCACCCCAGCGGCTTCGGTTGCCGAGGCATTATAATGCACCAGGATACGATGCCCGGCGGCGGCTAAATCCTTCGCCAATCCAGCGCCGACGCGCTTAGCCGCGCCGGTGATGAGGATCGTCCGCGCCGTCATGCTAAAGGCTCTGGGCGGCGGCGGTAGAGTTCGACGCCGACCGCGTCGATCTCGTTAAAAATCGCGGTTTTCTGAACCGAAACCCGGCAGGCTTCGACGCGCGGCAGGCTGAAACAGAGGGCGACCAATTCTTCGGCCAGGGTTTCCAGCAGGTCGGTATGCGGGCGGGTCGGCCAGGCTTTTAGGGCGGCGCGCAGCGGGTCATAATCCATAAACACCGCGTCGGTCTCCGGGCGCGGCGAATGGGCGAACAGCTCGATCCGCACCCGCAGGGGATTAGGATGCTCGGCGAATTTTTCCCACGGGTGCAGACCGACGCGGGCTTCCGTGCGGATATTATCCAGCAGGATGCGCACGTAATCGCGGCTGGCGTCCCATAGCCCGGTGGGGGAGGATGCTTCTGTCATGGGGGAGAGCCTAGGCCGTCACGCGCGCCTGTCCAGCCCTAGGACGAGAGGCAGTGCTGAAGAAAGCGCTGGCCAGCTTCCAACCCGGCATCGTCGATGGAATGGCCGAGGCGCGGGCAGGTTAGGGTTTCCACCGGCACCCCGGCGGCGGCGAGCGTGGTTTCCGCCTTGGCGAGGCTGGCGTAGGGCACCACCGGGTCAGCGTCGCCATGCACCAGCAGCACCGGCGGCTTAGCGGTCAGGTCGGTCGCGAGGCTGGGCGGGTCGATCAGCATGCCGGAAAACCCAAGCACGCCCGCCAGCGGCACCGGGCGGCGCAGGGCGACGTGCAGGGCCATCATCGTGCCTTGGGAGAAGCCGACCAGGGCCAGTTTGTTGGCTGGCAGATCGAAGCGCGCCAGAATATCGTCGATCAGCTCGTTCAACACGGGGGCCACGGCATCAGCCCCGGTGCGGCGCAGCCCATCGGCCAGGGGCGCACCCGCCATAATCTCGCGTAGGGAGAACCATTGATAGCCCAGCGGCGACATTTCGCAGACGAAGGGCGCATCCGGCCCGATGAAGGCGGCGTGCGGCAGCGCTTCGGCCCAATAGGGCGCAAGCCCCAGCAGATCGGCCCCGTTCGACCCATAGCCGTGCAATAGCAGAACCGCTTGCTCCGGTTGGCCCCCGGCTTTCGGGCCGATCATCTGGATATTGGTAAAACGCCCGTCGGTCATGGCTGCGGTCCTTTGCACAGAATGCGGCGACGATACCGGCGGGCGCCGCCTAGGCCAAGGGTTAAGAGGCGGGGGTGCGCAGGGGCTTCAGGCCATCGATCAACCCGCTTGCCAAGCGTTCGCTGGCTGTTTTGAGGGCAATTTTTGTATCAAACCCGTTGGCGATTAAATGAAGCACTTCAGCCGCCTCAGCAGAATATAAAGTTTTTCCGGCACTGTTCGAGACAGTGGCCTTTAGAACCGTCGATCCGCCTGTAAGGGGATTCCATTTACGAACGGTAACATCAATGCGTGCTTTAAGAGGTGCGTCAGCGTTTTCGGCAACAACTTCAAGTTTTTCTTGTGAAAGCTTCCCGTTCAGTGCAGTTATGGCAATATTTTGATAAGCTTCAAGGTCAGCGGCAGGCGTTTTTGCGGTCACATCCTCAAAAGTTTCGATGACCTCAATTTTTAGGCTCGTTGCAAACTTGGAGGCGCCAGTCGGCACATCTGCGGCCGTCACCCCTTCCGGACGTGAGACGGAAGCGCAAGCAGCCAAAGCTAAAATGCCAACACTGATTACACCGAACTGTAGTGTTTTTGCGAAAGATCGCATCCCGATTTTCCTTCTTAGGGTGTTAAGAGGATTTACTAGCTCTAAGCTGGGCTAAAATCGCATCCGCGACCTGCTCGCTGCTTTTGCGCAGGGCGATGGTGGTGTTTCGGGTGGTCTTTGCCATGTAAAGCTCATCCGAGCCTTTGGCCGTCAGCAGCACGTCACCGGCGAGATTCAGAAGCTTTGCTTCTGCCGAGGCGCTAAGGCCGCCGACAATGGGGTCGTTTATCCGAACCTGAAGACGCAGACGCATCCGCAACGAGGCTTCAGCCGGCGCTGAGATGAGGTCCAGCTTTTCCGTCGCCAGTTTCTCTACCAGAGGGGCCATGGCGGCATTTACGTAACCGTCCAGTTCTTCTCGGTTGGTTTGCTGAGTAACGTCCTTCAGCGTGTGGATCATCTCAATCGTAATCTCCACAACCACGCGCGACGCGCCGGGCGGTAGAACCACCGGGGCGGCGACCGGACGGGGCGCGGCGGTCGTTGTGCAGCCCGCCAGGATCAGCCCTCCGAAAGCAAGAAGACCGCGTCGCGTCATACCAGTTGAATACGTCTGCATGGAGAGAGGTTCCTACAGCCGAAAGCTGTGGCATGCTTAACGGAGCAAGCGTCAAATCGCAAACATTTTAACAAAGTGTTAGTGATTGAGATTTGCTCAAAATCATAATTATAATAATTCTAATTGACTGAATGGACTGTCTCCGGCAGGCTGATCGGCAAGCAACCCACCCGTGGAGGAAGGCCCTATGTCCGATAAACCCGTGATGACCACCAGCGCCGGGGCGCCGGTATCCGATAATCAGAACAGCCTGACGGCGGGGCCGCGCGGCCCGGTGCTGATGCAGGATTATCAGTTGATCGAAAAACTTGCCCATCAGAACCGCGAACGCATCCCGGAACGGGTCGTTCATGCCAAGGGCTGGGGGGCGTTCGGCACCTTTACCGTCACGCAGGATATCACCCGCTATAGCCGGGCCAAGATTTTCGGCGCGGTCGGCAAGCAAACGCCAATGCTGGCGCGCTTTTCCACCGTTGCGGGCGAACAGGGCGCCGCGGATGCCGAGCGCGACGTGCGCGGCTTCGCCCTGAAATTCTATACGGAGGAGGGGAATTGGGATCTGGTCGGCAATAACACGCCGGTCTTCTTTATCCGCGACCCGCTGAAGTTCCCCGATTTCATCCATACCCAGAAGCGGCATCCGCGCACCAATCTACGCTCCAATACCGCCGCCTGGGATTTCTGGTCCTTAAGCCCGGAAAGCCTGCATCAGGTAACGATCCTGATGTCGGATCGCGGCCTGCCGGTCAGCCCGCGCTTCATGAATGGCTATGGCAGCCATACCTATAGTTTCTGGAACACGGACGGTGAACGGTTCTGGGTGAAGTTCCACTTCAAGACCCAGCAGGGCCATAAGACCCTGACCAATGCCGAAGCGGAGGCCGTGGTCGGCAAGAGCCGCGAAACCTATCAAGAAGACCTCTTCGGCAGTATCGAAGCGGGGGATTTCCCGCGCTGGACGGTCTATGTGCAGGTGATGCCGGAGTTGGAGGCGGAGAAAACCCCCTATAATCCCTTCGATCTTACGAAAGTTTGGCCGCATGGCGATTATCCACTGATCGAAGTGGGGGTGATCGAGCTGAACCGCAACGCCGATAATTACTTCGCCGACATCGAGCAGGCGGCCTTCTCCCCGTCCAATATCGTGCCCGGCATCGGCTTCTCGCCCGATAAAATGCTGCAAGCGCGCATCTTCGCCTATGCCGACGCGCATCGCTATCGCCTGGGCACCCATTACGAAGCGTTGCCGGTGAATGCGCCAAAATGCCCCGTGCATCACTATTATAAGGACGGGTCGATGCGCTTTTTCCGCAACGATGCGGGCAATCCCGATCTTTACTACGAGCCGAACTCCTTCGGCGGGCCGACGCAAGACCCGTCGGTGGCCGAACCGCCGCTGCGCATCTCCGGCGACGCTGCGCGCTATAACCACCGCGACGGCAACGACGATTACACGCAAGCGGGCAACCTCTTCCGCCTGTTGCCGGAGGGTGAAAAAGCCCGGCTGTTCCAGAATATTGCCGGGTCGATGCAGGGCGTTCCCCAAGCGATCATCGACCGGCAATTGGCCCATTTCGACAAGGCCGACCCGGCCTATGGCGCCGGGGTACGGGCGGCGTTGGGGCGGTAAACCGGCGGGGGAGCTTTTTGCTCCCCCTATCCCTCCATATAATGCGGCACAAACCGGCTGCTATTGCCAGTGATCGGCATCACATCCTCGCGGATGCCAAGGCCGCAGGCCTCGCTATCGACCATCCAGACGCCGAGAACCGGATAAGTGCCGTCAAAGCACGGCAGGCTGCTGCGGCTCTGCCAGACCATCGGGCCGTTTTCGAAGGGACCGCCAAGGGCGAGGTCCGCCGCGCCCGGACGGTCGAGGCGGACATTAGCCCCCTCGCGCCCCCAGATCGGCTTGCGCACGCGCGGGCTGGGTACAGCGTCCGGGTTAAACCCCGCCGGCAGCAGATTGGGATGCCCCGGGGCAAGTTCCCAGAGGGCGACCAGCAAGCCCTTACCCGTTAGCAGCAGCTTCCAAGCGGGTTCGATCCAGTGGGTTCCTGCATTGGCGATGTGGGCGGCGAAAGGTTCCGCCACAAGCCATTCCCACGGGTAGAGTTTGAACAGCGTCTCAATCGGTCGGTTTGCGGTATCGAGGAAGCGGTGGCCGTCCCAGCCGATTTGCTGGATGGGCAGGAAGTCGGCCTGCCGCCCGGCTTGCAGGGCGGTTTCCATCAGATAGGCTAGGGTCGTGCGGTCTTCTTCATCCTGAACGCTGGTGAAAACCGTCCGCCCGTTCGGGGCCGGTTGAGTGCCCCAGGCCTCGATGAGTGCTTCATGAATCCAGTTGAACTGGTCGTAGGCCGGGTGGACCGTCTCTTTCCAATCCCATTGGATAACGGCGGCTTCGAGCAGGCTGGTTGGCGTATCGGCGTTGTATTCCAGCAGTTTCGGCGGGCCGGACCCATCGAAATGAAAATCGAACCGGCCGTAGAGATCGCGCGCATCAGCCTCCCAACTGGCTTCGATCAGCGGAACTGCCGCCTCGGGGATCCCAAAACGGTCGTAATCGCCGCGCGTTACGATTCCGTCGGCAGCGGCGAGGGCGAGCGCGTGTAGTTCATTGGCCGCGCGTTCTAGGGTTTCGATCTCGGTGCCGGTGAAGGCATAGGCGACGCTTTCATCCCAATAGGGGATCCCGCCGATGCTATGGAACGTCAGGCCGAGGGCTTCGACAAGCCCAGGCCAGCCGGGGCGCGGGGTTTGCGGGACGCGGCGCATTAGCTTTTCGAACTAAGGGCAAATTGGCCCGCCGATTGCCCGAAGCCGCCGCGCTTCACATAGGCCACGGTTTTGGGCGCGAGCGCCTTGGCACCGGTCAGCCGTTGGGCGCTGGGAATATTACCGCTGGGGCGGTCGTATCGGATGACGTCGGCGATCGTGTCGATCATCACGCGGGCCGCATCGCTGCCGCAAAGCCCCAGGAACCCAGCGGGTGTTCCGTCAGTGCAGCGCAATCCGCCGCCATTGGGTGTCACCGAGCCGGGATAACTGGCGAAACGGGCGGTGCCGACATAAAAATTGCCCGCCCGGTCGAACCAGACCGGTAGACTGCGGGTGCCCGATCCCCGGGTCAGCAGCAGCACGCCATTCATGATCGGCGTGAAGGCTACAGGGGTTCGCGGCGGGTCGGTTTCGATGCAATTCGCGGCATCGGTTTCGCAGGCAGCCTGACCGGCGAAGGTCGGGGCGATGGTTTCATGCAGGGCGCGCGTATCGGCCAATAGGTCATCGCAGGTCGACAGGTCGAACCCCGCCACCGTGCAGGTGAACCGATTGTGGATCGGCAAATACTCCACCTGAAGATCACTGCCGCCGCTGGGGATCACCTGAAGAATGGCATAGGCCAGCGAGGCCATGAACACCGGACCCAGAATTGCGATCTGGACGATTCGCTTTTCGCGGGCGGCAAGATCGGCGGCGGGCGGAGTAAGGGACGGTTCGGTCACGGAAGTATGGGTGTTAGGAAAACTTTAACGAGTATAGCGGCCTACCGCGCGTCTTGAAAGGTGAGACTTAGCCCGCCTGTTCCTCGATCACCACCGCATCCCGATCCGTGCGATTGCGGTAGAGATGCCAGAGGAAATGCGCCGCCGCGCCGCGCATCGGGGCCAGCGGTTCGCCTGCCACACGGCGGGCTTTGCCAGTTGGGCGTTCCGGCAGGCCGCGCAGGTGACGGAAGGCTTCCATGACGGCAATATCGTCGGCGGGCCACAGGTCGGGGCGGCCGTGGGCGAACAGCAGATAGACCTCCGCCGTCCAGGCGCCGATGCCTTTGACGGCGGTGAGATGGGCGAGGGCGGCGTCATCGTCCATCCCATCGAGATCGTCCAGGCGCACGCGGCCTTCCGCAATCTCGGTGGCGAGGATCTTCGCATAGCGGATTTTTGCCGCCGAGAGGCCGCAGGCCCTTAGGGCGTCATCGTCGGTCGCTAGAACCTTGTCCGGTACCATCTCCCCCACCAGTGTCTTCATGCGGTCGCGGATCGTGCGGGCGGCGGTGACGGAAAGCTGCTGGCCGAGGATAATATCGAGCAGCGTCTCAAACCCCGGCTGCCAGCGCCGCAGGGTTGGCGCGCCGATGCGGGCATATTCGCGGGCTATATCGGCATCGCGCCCGGCGAGATAGTCGAGCGCGGCGACAAGATCGGCATCGGTTTTCAAACGGTCGGGCAGCATCGGGCGTTTCCTTCTTGTTCTTGTTTTTAGCAGAAGAAACGCCCGCTGTCCCCCCGTTTCTTGCGGCCATGCGCGGGCTGCGACCCTGGCGGCCTTGCCCCGGGCAGGCGGCGTGATTAGGGTAGCGCCAGTTTTCGCCGCATTGCACCAGGGAGCAGCACCTATGCCCAGCCGCTATTGGGTTGTCGGGGGTCAGTATACCGATACCGCCTTCACTGCCGTTGTCGCCGGAACCGAAGAAGAGCATATCGGCCCCTTTGCCTCCTACGATGAAGCCAAAGCCGCCTGGCAGGCGCGCGCTTGGGCGACGGTGGATAACTGCAATTTCCGCTTCCGCATTATCGAAGAGCCGGGCCCGAAGCGCGCCAAGCGCTATTGGGTGATCGGCGGCGATTATGTCGATACCGGCTTCCGCCAGTTGGTCGATGGTGCGCAGGAAGAACGCATCGGCCCGTTCGATACCTATGAAGGGGCGCATGCCGCATGGCAGAAGGCCGCTTGGTCCACCGTCGATAGCTGCACCAAGCGCTACCGGGTTGTCGAGGAAACGGTCGTTTAAACCTTCATCCTCATTGGCGTTGATCGTGACCGATCAACGCGGCCCTCAGGCGGCGGGCGGATTGCTCCGCAACCCTTGCCTTCCGCAGCACCCGGCACGTTTGACGTGCCAAGCACGTCAGGAGCTGCGCGGCGCAGTCGCGCCGATCCAAGGTACAATGAGTCAAGCTCATTGCACCTTGGTATTACCCCCGCCGGGACCGGCGTTCCGGCGGGGCATCGTTTTCGAACAGGTCCATCAGCTCGCGTGCGGCGTTTTTCGAGGTGCGGATCAACTCCGCCTCGTCCTGGAAAACGGCGAATTGGCGCAGGATCATCGCTTCGTCATGGTCGCGGAAGGTGCGGGCGGTGCGTTCGGCCTCCGCCGGTGTCATGCCGAGGGTGGTTAAAATCCGTTCGCCCATGACCAGCGAGGAATAGAGCGCCTCGCGCAGAACATTCTCCGGCGGCAACCCGGCTTCCATCAGCAGATAAACGTGACGGCGGTTGCGGGCGCGGGCATAGAGCGTGACATGGGGGAAATGCTGCTGCACCTCCGTCACCAGTTTCACGGCGGCGGCAATATCATCGAAGGCGATGACGACGACGCGCGCCTCCTCGATCCCCGCAACGCGCAACAGTTCCATCCGCGTCGGATCGCCGTAATAGACGTAATTGCCGTATTGGCGGATGAAATCCACCTGCTTGGCATTGGTTTCGAGGGCGGTATAGGGGATGCGCCGCGCGCTGAGCAGGCGGCCGACGACTTGGCCGAAGCGCCCAAAGCCGCAGATGATCACTTCCGGCGTTTCATCCGGCATCGCATCGAACTCGCGCGCCGCATCGGCTTCGACAAGGCGCGGCGCCACCCAGCGTTCATGGGCGGCAAACAGCAGCGGCGTTAGCATCATCGAACAGGTGACGATCAGCGACAGTTCCGCCGCATCCGCCGCCCCCATCACCTTATCGGCGACGGCCTGCTGAAACAGCACGAAGCCAAATTCGCCGCCCTGCGCCAGGGCAAGGCCGGTCTGGCGGGCGCTGGCGTCCTTTCGGCCCGTTCCGCGCAGGAGGGCATAGATCACCAGTGCCTTGACCGCCATCAGCCCCAGGATCATTAGCAGCAGGCGCACGGGCGATTGCGCCAGCAGATCGAGCCGCAGGCCCATGCCAATGGCGATGAAGAACAGCCCGAGCAACAGGCCCTTGAAGGGTTCGATATCGACCTGCAACTCGTGCCGATATTCGCTATCGGCCAGCAGCACGCCCGCAATGAAGGCGCCGAGCGACATTGATAGGCCCGCAGCATGCACCAGCGTGGCGGTGCCAACGACGACGAGCAGGGCGGTGGCGATAAAGATTTCGTGCGTCTTGGAGGCCGCGACCATGCGGAAGATCGGCCGGATCAGAAAGCGCCCGCCGAAGAAGACCAGCAGCAGCGCCAGCACGGCTTCCCCCACCGCGCGCCAGGGGTCGGCATCGGCGGTAGCGCCGCCGTCCGGCGCCAGCAGTGGCAGCAGGGCAACCAGCGGAATAATCGCGAGATCTTGGAAGAGCAGCAGGGCAAACCCGTCGCGCCCTGTCTGGGTCGGCAGCAGGTCGCGTTCGGCCAGCATCGGCAGCACGAACGCGGTGGAGGAGAGGGCGAGGCCGAAGCCGCCGATCACCGCAATCGGTAGGCTGAAGCCGATCAGCCCATAGCCGATCGCGGTCAGCGCCGTCGCCGTCACAAGCACCTGGGCGCCGCCGATGCCGAAAACGGCGTGGCGCATGACCCAGAGGCGCGACGGTTTCAACTCCAGCCCGATCAGGAACAGCAGCATGACCACGCCGAATTCAGAGATGTGCAACATCTCATCCACATCGGTCACGATTCCCAGCGCCGCCGGGCCGATGATAATGCCCGCCGCCAAATACCCCAGCACGGACCCCAGCCCAATTTTCTTAGCGACCGGCACGGCCAAAACCGCCGCGCTGAGCAAAATAACGATCGTAAACAGA
Coding sequences:
- a CDS encoding thiamine pyrophosphate-binding protein, which translates into the protein MGETRNTRTGGQILVDALRVHGVDRAFCVPGESYLAVLDALHDAADAIELIVCRQEGGAAYMAEAYGKLTGTPGICFVTRGPGATNASIGVHTAFQDSTPMILFVGQVARDQVEREAFQEIDYRRMFGPMAKWVVEIDDAARLPELISQAFHRAVNGRPGPVVVALPEDMLTDRVAVADAPAYVRADAYAGAPQLAALQALLADARRPMVIAGGGGWSAATVAALQTFSEAFCLPVAASFRCQDLFDNTHPHYAGDFGPAASPKLIQRVKDSDLLITIGARLGEMTTGAYTMIDIPVPRQKLVHIYPSGEELGRVYHPTLPIQATVRGFLTPAAALTPLGGIAWRAWTAAAHADYRDHLQHPLIPGAVQMGEIMAWLRDHLPPDAILTNGAGNYTAWPQRFYQYRRFRTQLGPTNGSMGYGVPAAISAKLAHRDRTVVAFAGDGCFLMTGQELATAAQYDARVIVLVVNNGMYGTIRMHQERTYPARVSGTGLTNPDFAALARAYGLHGETVTETAAFAAAFERCERAGTAALIELRIDPEALTPKLSLSQIRAQAQARGA
- a CDS encoding DUF4405 domain-containing protein produces the protein MKRLKAALFRYGTPLTVGLFLVSTVSGVALFFHLGTNLFREMHEILSLVLLVPVILHLWRNWPGFKNYFRRAAMPISLGLSLIAAGAYAYGGWSKPNGGNPAIALMGAAQKAPLHQLAPILGLDESGAVTRLQQAGFTAARGTETIAGIAAQHKVSPMTVMAKLTAPTP
- a CDS encoding SDR family oxidoreductase: MTARTILITGAAKRVGAGLAKDLAAAGHRILVHYNASATEAAGVVAEIDAAGGTAWAVQADLATRDGIEALLPRARALAGPVDGLIHNASLFEFDHLNSLDWPLFDAHLTVNLAAPAFLSRDFARQPDIDSGVIIAILDQKVDNLNPDFLSYTLGKVGLKGLMRMLAMQLAPRIRVGAVSPGLTLISGRQTEDSFATAHQATPLGRGSTVADLARACRFILETESFTGQTITVDGGESLMGRARDVFFDLGGRLADLPEDQR
- a CDS encoding dihydroneopterin aldolase; translated protein: MTEASSPTGLWDASRDYVRILLDNIRTEARVGLHPWEKFAEHPNPLRVRIELFAHSPRPETDAVFMDYDPLRAALKAWPTRPHTDLLETLAEELVALCFSLPRVEACRVSVQKTAIFNEIDAVGVELYRRRPEPLA
- a CDS encoding alpha/beta hydrolase, coding for MTDGRFTNIQMIGPKAGGQPEQAVLLLHGYGSNGADLLGLAPYWAEALPHAAFIGPDAPFVCEMSPLGYQWFSLREIMAGAPLADGLRRTGADAVAPVLNELIDDILARFDLPANKLALVGFSQGTMMALHVALRRPVPLAGVLGFSGMLIDPPSLATDLTAKPPVLLVHGDADPVVPYASLAKAETTLAAAGVPVETLTCPRLGHSIDDAGLEAGQRFLQHCLSS
- a CDS encoding catalase, whose amino-acid sequence is MSDKPVMTTSAGAPVSDNQNSLTAGPRGPVLMQDYQLIEKLAHQNRERIPERVVHAKGWGAFGTFTVTQDITRYSRAKIFGAVGKQTPMLARFSTVAGEQGAADAERDVRGFALKFYTEEGNWDLVGNNTPVFFIRDPLKFPDFIHTQKRHPRTNLRSNTAAWDFWSLSPESLHQVTILMSDRGLPVSPRFMNGYGSHTYSFWNTDGERFWVKFHFKTQQGHKTLTNAEAEAVVGKSRETYQEDLFGSIEAGDFPRWTVYVQVMPELEAEKTPYNPFDLTKVWPHGDYPLIEVGVIELNRNADNYFADIEQAAFSPSNIVPGIGFSPDKMLQARIFAYADAHRYRLGTHYEALPVNAPKCPVHHYYKDGSMRFFRNDAGNPDLYYEPNSFGGPTQDPSVAEPPLRISGDAARYNHRDGNDDYTQAGNLFRLLPEGEKARLFQNIAGSMQGVPQAIIDRQLAHFDKADPAYGAGVRAALGR
- a CDS encoding glutathionylspermidine synthase family protein codes for the protein MRRVPQTPRPGWPGLVEALGLTFHSIGGIPYWDESVAYAFTGTEIETLERAANELHALALAAADGIVTRGDYDRFGIPEAAVPLIEASWEADARDLYGRFDFHFDGSGPPKLLEYNADTPTSLLEAAVIQWDWKETVHPAYDQFNWIHEALIEAWGTQPAPNGRTVFTSVQDEEDRTTLAYLMETALQAGRQADFLPIQQIGWDGHRFLDTANRPIETLFKLYPWEWLVAEPFAAHIANAGTHWIEPAWKLLLTGKGLLVALWELAPGHPNLLPAGFNPDAVPSPRVRKPIWGREGANVRLDRPGAADLALGGPFENGPMVWQSRSSLPCFDGTYPVLGVWMVDSEACGLGIREDVMPITGNSSRFVPHYMEG
- a CDS encoding DUF1190 domain-containing protein, with product MTEPSLTPPAADLAAREKRIVQIAILGPVFMASLAYAILQVIPSGGSDLQVEYLPIHNRFTCTVAGFDLSTCDDLLADTRALHETIAPTFAGQAACETDAANCIETDPPRTPVAFTPIMNGVLLLTRGSGTRSLPVWFDRAGNFYVGTARFASYPGSVTPNGGGLRCTDGTPAGFLGLCGSDAARVMIDTIADVIRYDRPSGNIPSAQRLTGAKALAPKTVAYVKRGGFGQSAGQFALSSKS
- a CDS encoding DNA-3-methyladenine glycosylase family protein, with amino-acid sequence MLPDRLKTDADLVAALDYLAGRDADIAREYARIGAPTLRRWQPGFETLLDIILGQQLSVTAARTIRDRMKTLVGEMVPDKVLATDDDALRACGLSAAKIRYAKILATEIAEGRVRLDDLDGMDDDAALAHLTAVKGIGAWTAEVYLLFAHGRPDLWPADDIAVMEAFRHLRGLPERPTGKARRVAGEPLAPMRGAAAHFLWHLYRNRTDRDAVVIEEQAG